Proteins co-encoded in one Brassica rapa cultivar Chiifu-401-42 chromosome A02, CAAS_Brap_v3.01, whole genome shotgun sequence genomic window:
- the LOC103852318 gene encoding glutamine synthetase cytosolic isozyme 1-2 yields MSLLTDLVNLDLSDNTEKIIAEYIWVGGSGMDMRSKARTLPGPVTDPSKLPKWNYDGSSTGQAPGEDSEVILYPQAIFKDPFRRGNNILVMCDTYTPAGEPIPTNKRHAAAQIFSNPDVVAEVPWYGIEQEYTLLQKDVNWPVGWPIGGFPGPQGPYYCSVGADKSFGRDIVDAHYKACLYAGINISGINGEVMPGQWEFQVGPSVGISAADEVWIARFILERITEIAGVVVSFDPKPIPGDWNGAGAHTNYSTKSMREEGGYEIIKKAIDKLGLRHKEHISAYGEGNERRLTGHHETADINTFKWGVANRGASIRVGRDTEKEGKGYFEDRRPASNMDPYTVTSMIAETTLLWNP; encoded by the exons ATGAGTCTTCTGACCGATCTCGTTAACCTTGACCTCTCAGACAACACTGAGAAAATCATCGCTGAATACATATG ggtTGGTGGTTCAGGAATGGATATGAGAAGCAAAGCCAGG ACTCTCCCTGGACCTGTGACCGATCCATCAAAGCTCCCAAAATGGAATTATGATGGTTCAAGCACTGGCCAAGCTCCTGGTGAAGACAGTGAAGTGATCTTATA CCCTCAAGCGATTTTCAAAGATCCGTTCCGTAGAGGCAACAACATTCTT GTCATGTGTGATACTTACACCCCTGCGGGTGAACCAATCCCTACGAACAAGAGACATGCTGCAGCTCAGATCTTTAGCAACCCTGATGTTGTTGCTGAAGTGCCATG GTACGGAATCGAACAAGAATACACTCTGTTGCAGAAAGATGTGAATTGGCCTGTCGGATGGCCCATTGGTGGATTCCCCGGCCCTCAGGGACCATACTACTGCAGTGTTGGAGCTGACAAATCTTTTGGAAGAGACATTGTTGATGCTCACTACAAGGCTTGTTTGTATGCTGGAATTAACATCAGTGGAATCAATGGAGAAGTCATGCCTGGTCAG TGGGAGTTCCAGGTCGGACCATCGGTTGGTATCTCAGCTGCTGATGAAGTGTGGATTGCTCGTTTTATTTTGGAG AGGATCACAGAGATTGCTGGTGTGGTTGTATCTTTTGACCCGAAACCAATTCCGGGTGACTGGAACGGAGCTGGTGCTCACACCAATTACAG tACTAAATCGATGAGGGAGGAAGGAGGATACGAGATAATCAAGAAGGCAATTGATAAGCTCGGACTGAGACACAAGGAGCACATTTCTGCTTACGGTGAAGGCAACGAGCGTCGTCTCACTGGACACCATGAAACTGCTGATATCAACACTTTCAAATGG GGTGTTGCAAACCGTGGAGCATCAATCCGTGTAGGACGTGACACGGAGAAGGAAGGGAAAGGATACTTTGAGGATAGGAGGCCAGCTTCCAACATGGACCCTTACACTGTAACTTCCATGATTGCAGAGACTACACTTCTTTGGAATCCTTGA
- the LOC103852316 gene encoding tropinone reductase homolog At1g07440, with protein MAGEEQRRRWSLQGKTALVTGGTKGIGHAIVEELAGFGVIIHTCARDEAHLNECLSKWKNKGFQVTGSVCDVSSWTEREKLMQTVYSLFDAKLSILINNAGAIRSKPTIEHTAEDFSFHISTNLESAYHFSQLAHPLLKASGCGNIVFISSISGVVSLSISSIYSATKGAMNQLARNLACEWASDSIRANSVAPTFIATPLVDNAFDDEFKKVVESTNPLGRIGKPEEVASVVAFLCMPAASYITGQTICVDGGLSVNGFSYQPHA; from the exons ATGGCTGGAGAAGAGCAAAGACGTAGATGGAGCCTTCAAGGCAAGACCGCACTTGTCACCGGTGGAACCAAAGGCATTGG GCATGCTATAGTAGAGGAACTTGCAGGATTTGGGGTGATAATACATACATGTGCTCGAGACGAAGCACATCTCAACGAGTGTTTAAGCAAGTGGAAGAATAAAGGGTTTCAAGTCACTGGTTCAGTCTGTGACGTATCGTCCTGGACCGAAAGAGAGAAGCTAATGCAAACTGTGTACTCTTTGTTTGATGCCAAGCTCAGTATCCTT ATCAACAATGCTGGCGCAATCCGGTCAAAGCCAACAATAGAGCATACGGCTGAGGATTTCTCGTTCCACATTTCGACCAACTTGGAATCTGCGTATCATTTTAGCCAGCTTGCACATCCTCTGCTCAAAGCTTCAGGATGTGGTAACATCGTGTTCATATCCTCCATTTCTGGGGTCGTCTCACTTAGCATCAGCTCCATCTACAGTGCCACAAAAG GGGCAATGAATCAGCTAGCAAGGAATTTGGCATGCGAGTGGGCGAGCGACAGCATAAGAGCTAATTCTGTAGCTCCTACATTCATTGCCACTCCACTGGTTGATAAT GCGTTTGATGATGAATTTAAAAAAGTGGTAGAATCAACAAATCCCTTGGGGCGCATAGGAAAACCAGAGGAGGTAGCATCGGTGGTGGCATTTCTTTGTATGCCTGCAGCTTCTTACATAACGGGTCAGACCATTTGCGTTGATGGAGGTCTTTCGGTCAATGGCTTCTCGTATCAGCCACACGCTTAA